A genomic window from Lineus longissimus chromosome 17, tnLinLong1.2, whole genome shotgun sequence includes:
- the LOC135501720 gene encoding putative nuclease HARBI1, which produces MICDADRLATNLVAKWPGSVHDSRIFKVSSIGRELANQAPHDGFLLGDKGYALEPYLMTPYRNPTPEEARYNAAQARTRTRVEQAFGILKRRFHCLHDEIRLVPEQACKVIVCCVILNNIDKDSIIVKMFSCGIDS; this is translated from the exons ATGATATGTGATGCTGATCGCCTTGCCACAAACCTTGTAGCCAAATGGCCGGGAAGTGTTCACGACAGTCGAATATTCAAGGTGTCGTCCATTGGCCGAGAACTTGCTAACCAAG CTCCACATGATGGATTCCTTTTGGGAGACAAAGGTTATGCACTTGAACCGTACCTGATGACACCTTATCGGAATCCAACACCTGAAGAAGCCAGATATAATGCCGCCCAAGCACGAACCAGGACACGAGTTGAGCAGGCCTTTGGCATTTTAAAGAGGCGGTTCCATTGCTTGCACGATGAAATTCGGCTGGTCCCAGAACAGGCCTGTAAAGTGATAGTCTGCTGTGTAATCCTCAACAACATTGATAAGGATTCtattattgtcaaaatgttttcatgtGGTATTGATAGTTAG
- the LOC135501723 gene encoding uncharacterized protein LOC135501723, giving the protein MVSSVFDPLGFLAPLILRGKMILQQLCRNNTDWHQPLPDELRPQWEDWRQDLHNLSNLNIQRCYKPPEFGTVKFAELHHFSDASLSGYGQCSYLRQVDMQGQVYCSFVMAKARVAPLKTVTITRLELQAAVVSVNHELANSGLKNIFWTYSKVVLRYIKNEARRFHIFVANRIQRIHESSSPDQWRYVSTNENPADFASRGLKANELTTSNWFQGPPFLWKEDIPGESTSSLLITSDDPKVKRVQVLATGAIEKTALQDKFTKYSDWSRLQSAVSVLLKCCARKSLEAEIKPPHARDGATRTIICMV; this is encoded by the coding sequence ATGGTTTCATCTGTATTCGACCCCCTGGGATTTCTGGCGCCACTCATTCTGCGAGGAAAAATGATCCTCCAGCAACTTTGCAGAAACAACACCGACTGGCACCAGCCACTACCCGATGAACTAAGACCACAGTGGGAGGACTGGAGGCAGGACCTTCACAACCTCAGCAACCTCAATATCCAAAGATGCTACAAGCCCCCTGAATTTGGTACTGTCAAGTTTGCTGAGCTACATCACTTTTCAGACGCATCCCTCTCAGGATACGGACAGTGCTCATATTTGAGGCAAGTAGACATGCAGGGCCAGGTTTACTGCTCCTTTGTGATGGCGAAAGCTCGTGTAGCCCCACTTAAAACGGTTACAATAACTAGGTTAGAGCTGCAGGCTGCAGTGGTGTCAGTGAACCATGAACTGGCCAACTCTGGGCTGAAGAACATTTTTTGGACATACTCCAAGGTTGTCCTCAGATATATAAAAAATGAAGCCCGTAGGTTTCACATCTTTGTGGCAAATAGAATCCAGCGGATCCATGAATCATCAAGCCCAGACCAATGGAGGTATGTGTCGACAAACGAGAATCCGGCAGATTTTGCTTCCAGAGGCTTAAAAGCCAATGAGCTGACGACCTCCAATTGGTTCCAAGGACCACCATTTCTGTGGAAAGAagatatccctggtgaaagtaccAGTTCACTGCTCATCACATCAGACGACCCGAAAGTCAAAAGGGTCCAGGTCTTGGCCACTGGAGCGATAGAGAAAACTGCCCTCCAAGATAAATTCACCAAGTACTCTGATTGGTCTAGACTGCAGTCCGCGGTCTCTGTACTCCTAAAGTGCTGTGCAAGGAAATCTCTGGAAGCTGAGATTAAACCCCCACACGCTCGCGACGGAGCGACAAGAACAATCATATGCATGGTCTAA